One window of the Chryseobacterium camelliae genome contains the following:
- a CDS encoding metal-dependent hydrolase — translation MKIQFLGQSCFLFTYKDKTILADPFYSYKKAESGFDITAQKIDYILLTHAHGDHTADVEEVLQYHPQAAVIGVPEVCGHFKNAANTIDLNLGGTADIDDLKISMVPAQHTSSFSDGSYGGVPVGYIFRLPEGKNIYLAGDTGLMADMGLFQKLYGNLDVSILPIGGHYTMDAELAAFAAAELLRTPKVIGCHFDTFPAIEISHEEALKHFADKNTELVLPKLGEEFEF, via the coding sequence ATGAAAATACAATTTTTAGGACAAAGCTGTTTTCTGTTTACCTACAAGGATAAAACTATCCTGGCAGATCCTTTTTACAGCTACAAAAAAGCGGAATCTGGATTCGATATTACCGCACAGAAGATAGATTATATCCTTCTCACCCATGCGCACGGGGACCACACCGCAGATGTGGAAGAAGTATTGCAATACCATCCGCAGGCAGCAGTGATCGGGGTTCCGGAAGTTTGCGGTCACTTTAAAAATGCGGCCAATACAATTGACCTCAATCTCGGGGGTACAGCAGACATTGATGATTTAAAGATTTCCATGGTTCCTGCCCAGCATACCAGTTCATTTTCAGACGGTAGCTATGGCGGCGTGCCTGTAGGCTATATTTTCAGGCTTCCTGAAGGTAAAAACATATACCTGGCAGGGGACACCGGACTTATGGCGGATATGGGCCTTTTCCAGAAGCTGTACGGTAACCTGGATGTATCCATCCTGCCTATCGGAGGACATTATACCATGGATGCGGAACTGGCGGCATTTGCGGCTGCTGAATTGCTGAGAACGCCTAAAGTAATCGGATGTCATTTTGATACTTTCCCGGCTATTGAAATCAGCCACGAGGAAGCATTAAAGCATTTTGCCGATAAGAATACGGAACTTGTTTTACCGAAACTGGGCGAGGAGTTCGAATTTTAA